TCACCTGAGTCAGTCTATTAGACAACACCTTCGCTAGTACTTTCACATCCGATGTCAACAAAGATATCTGCCTGTACGAATCCAAGAGCTGAGGATCTCTACCTTCCTTGAACAGCGTAACTATCAAGGCCTCATAGCAGGaggggggtttccagtattattaaaGGAGCCCCTGGGGGGTCTACAGTATCATTTGGGTAGctcatctccagtattataagggGGCTATAAGAGCACCATTATTATTGgtggacactgggggggggggggggggaggggggacagtctTTGGCCTAACtagggagtctccagtattattagtgttATAAGAAGGCTCATTGGGGTTTTCAGCATTGGTGGGCTTTGGGGGTCTCAAGTTTTTATCTACTGTATTaaaagactgtctagtcatactttgcAACTATTGTTATTTGGCAAACAAAAAACTGGGACAAAAAAGAAGTGCCTAAacactgtctaaaacccttgataaatgtggtacaggcagttttttggtgcacattacagattgataaatctgccccaatgtgtgaacgcacttgaattgcattttgaagcATTGCATTACATTGTGGTCCCCCTTGATCTCTCATCTCTGTCCTTGTATTGTGGGCTGTCATCTCTTTCCctcattttatttaaatttatctGCAAATCAGATTATTTGTTTTGGGATACAAttaacacatcccctttattcttagGGTTAGTAGGATCTCTGATACACGAAATTTATACagtttgatgaaaaaaaaaatcaaaattgttGCATAAAAAAGGCTTGCATTGTCAGAGCCAGACACCTGTACAGAACTGAGCATGTTTATTTGTTGTGGGACATGCTTTTATTGATATCATTTTGACAACTTCACactcttttgatcactttttataaaaaattttatgggAGACAAAAAAGGGGAGAAAGTGTCATTATTTTCTCTTGCGTTCATGACAggaatcatttttatttattttgacagattgggcattttgggatgcagcgattcctaacacgtttatgattttatttgtttatatatgtgtTGTAGGAATGACAATCAGTAAATGTAATTTTACAGAAAAATGGGAACATGGAACTGTAGGCTGTAAGAAAGAAAAAGGGGACATGGTGCAGGATATAGAAAGATGGGGGCATGAAGGTTCAGGTTGGTAACAGAGAGGGACATGAGGTTGAACCTAGAGAACATGGAGCTGCACGctgttaaaaagagaaaaacatggctgtgagAAAGTAGGGGACATGGAGGTGCTGGCTATGTGACAAGGAGTGGTCATGGGTTTGCAGGCCTACAACAAATCCCCTAAATATGGAAGATCACTACACTCAGCTACGTTCATCCTTACATGCCCCACAAACTCCATGTGCCCAGCTGTAAAACAGAGCAACATCTCACTGCTACACATAGTTATAATAAGGACCCAATTTGTATTACCGCTCAGCCTGtgaatagagcaccattaatctGCGACCagattcctttaaaggaaatctaccattaattatgataaaccatggactgtggtaatcttatatttgttatccatgacctcctttcccCATTTTGTGTGAGGGGTCCACACTGCTAacatatactatctatctatatattgtacAAACATACACTACGTCCATGTTGGCAGTATTTGCCTTTCCAACTTTTTcttacaacagaaaactggcatacaagacaGGATAAATCCCCCCTTGTGTGTATGAGCAGGAGTCCTCTACCTATAGGAACCCCTGCCATACATTTACTCATCCTCCTTAGGAATTCTACACTTGAAAGCTATTTAGTGTGGGACCAACAATGAGGAAAGACTCAGCTTTGATGTCGTGTAATAAGATAAAATATGTTCCAGTGCAAATGAGTACCTTTGAACCTTGTAGCCGAGTATTTCCTTTGTTTTGCTGACTTGGTACTGTATTTTCTGTTTGGGTTTTACACAAGCTCTGTTTGTTATTTATTGGAATTGACTAGCACAAGGACGGAGTCACATTGGGTttatttcacatcagtgatttttcactgaagccgTGTTGGCTTATAAGCACATACAGATTTCTCTTCATGGCTTCAATGGGGGTTGTTTATCATTAGGAAGGCTCCCTAacccgaaaacggtgcaaagtctgccaaaagtgagtagcgcgacccttggtaaataagccccattgttattTGACTATTAACATTGTAATGACGATTCAAATGCATATAGTTCTTTTCTATAAAAGTCTGAATCAAAAAATAAAGGCTAAATTATTAAAAAGATCTTTACTTATGCATTGTTAATATTACTTGTATCATAATCCTAAAGTCAGTAGTTTTGGAACACCATGgaagactggacaaccccttttagctaGCTGTAGTCTTGCTCATGCGCAGAAGACAAGGACATTGGTGACCATGTCCCAGCTTTTTACACAATTTCAAGAACAGGAGAGGGACATAAAATATCTGTTGGCAAAACAGATAAATTTAAAATGATGTGATGAGCCATGGACTTCTAAAACAGATTTTGTAATATATATGCAATAACTCTggtcacacacaaatatataactTTTCCCTATGGTAGACACAGGATTAGCCATTCTGGTGATTATGTCTGtgctttaattctttttttttagcatttaatCAGGCCAAAGGTTAAAGCAATATCCAGAAGCCCAGTTGCTACGCATTTAATGGACACTAGTAAAAGCCACACCTGCCATGTCCCTTTCTGTAGAGTCCAGACAATCAAGGATTTATTGGTGTGACTTATGCCAGAAAGGTCAGTGTATTGTCCTGTGATTACAGGGTACACGAGTTCACATTTCAATAAAGAGAATGGAGACAACACTGCAATTGCTGCTATTCTGACAGATGGAAGTATTCTGGTTCAATCTATACATGCTACAGTATATGTTCATGACCAAGTACATACAACCCATCAAACAAGATCAGATTTAATAATGACAAAAAAATCCTAATGGTTAAAACATGTCATAAACCAGTGTAAATACTAGAAAGGATTttaaatacatttccaaaaaagACACCATAAAGTAGCTGTTTGAATGAAACTTTATTTTGCATTTATAATAATATCTGTAAGGGATTACAATATTAGAGCAAATTTATGTTTATTAGGAAACACGGTTTAGTTGAAAGGAGGCTCTGGGGATCGGATAATAAATGCAGAGGTTACCTAATTCATAACATCAGTAGTTGGGGCAGTGTGTCACTCCTGAGAAAGGCAAGGTTGAAGAGTTCACCAAGTAACCTCTGTAATTTAACCCAAACTCTGGATCACAAGCAGAACTTGGATTCAACAAAATTTAACTGTGTGAGctgattttaaaggacatctaccaccaggatgaaagactgtatgcaaatgagcttgaggggcacCAGGCTGCATAGGTGCTAAAGGAGCCTGgaacccatcaggctcatttgcatacagtctttcatcctggtggtagatgtcctttaattagaTCAAAAGTCCTGTCTGGGTTATTCAACGTTAAAGTGTGTGCGCTTGTATCCTCAGCTACGTCTTGCCCTCCTGTTGCCACCTGCTAAACAACCTAATAAGCTCTGGGGAGGCAACAGAACCCTATGGGGAGCGGGTTCAACATCCCCAGCCTCTCTGAGCAGATACGTCAGCAGGAGAAAGGACGCTGGTGATGTAACTGTCTATATAAGgaaagtgacatcactagggaaacATACCGTACATTAGCAGCAGCCAAACACTATCTGCTGCTGTTGTTCACTCCTCCCCATGCATTCAGGGGGAGGAGTAGTCACCGGTCACCTTACCCCACTATActtctgtgccatatgttgtaaggaaatGTTGGGGGGATTCCCGATGTGAAGTAAACCCAACCTAATCCCAACAACTCTGAGGAATTAGAAAAAGACCTATATAATGGGCAATCTATCAAGACATCCATCTAACGTGATAGTTGCCTGCGTATTTGCAGGCTCGTAGGAATAAGGGACTTCAGGACAACACTACATCATGGATGTGTGGGAAAAAATAGGTCTGCAGAGGAACTGCCTACACAAAATGGTGGTAGATTTTGGCTGCTTAATTTTACTCTAACTACATTAAAGCAATCTTAAAAAAATTTCCATCAAGCTACAGTTCTACATTATCATACTTTCCAGATGCCAGAGTAAAGGAATTTCACTGTGTTTGTTATTCTGAATATCCTCTAGATGTTTATTGCAAAAAGACCACACATTTTTCTAATGTGATCGGAATACTTTCTCCaactttctttttattaaaatcacTTTCCTAACTCCATACAAACATATACGGCTGCATAAGACTTTAGAATCCATTCCCTCTGACTTCTGAGTCTATTATAAAATAGTCTGATATTGCAAGATCAAAGCAGAATGAAGAAGCctctttgatttaaaaaaaaatgtgagtaTTGTGTCTTAGAATTAATTGTAATCTTTATTTCCCTGCTTGTATTGAAGAACTTGTGTTCTGATAATGACTCATTATTTATTTCTGTGTCTGTCTGATAATACAGAATTCTTTATATGTCTGGAACTGCACAAGGATGCAAAACATATCTGCTTTGGCGTTTGTGGGAAACCAATCATTATAAGGTGGTTTTAATATTATAAGCATCATTTCTATATTACAGTACGgtaataaaagtattgtcagtACTTTGTGCTAGCAAAATTCTACGCAGGTAGGTGGCAGTGCGTACTATGGTTGAAAGAAGAGCCTCAAAACGTAATCTTCATCATTCCTCTTCCTCCATCCTACACCAGCAATGAAAATAGTTCAATTTCAGATAAAATAACATTTAGGGTAAACACAATCTAACAATCTTTGATTAATACAATTGAATGACTTCATCCCATTCATCGACAGGCCATAGTCCATTAGGCTGAACATTGGAGGGGGAGTTTTTCCAGTCCCAGACTTTAACAGGGACATTCCAGTTCTTGCCATAATTTGCTTCTAAATAATCTATAGTTTCACATGGTACTTGCACTTTAAGCTCCAAAAATTCTGTCCAGCAAAGTGTAAATTTTGGGAACAGGTATCTAAAAATTGAAGAATTAGAATAAAACATAGTATTTACAATTTCTCACAATAATGTCATAAAAGTATTGATCCTGTATTGAGTTACAGCAATTCTTAAGATGTAGCCCTAATCACAACCAAAAACAATGATGTTGCATACATCACAGTAAGGCCCTGTTCACATTTgctaaagtgcaaaacacagtgacaagacaaaacaaacaaataataaaGTTAAAGATACAAAAGGCAGTGTGAACAGGAGCTAACtgagtattaaaggaaatctaccatcaaaatcaagcatgataaaacaggggacttactcatagatccagacattctgactgtgataatcttcttatattttttatccatggcttccttccttctaaagcccacttttataattatgctaataagcctgtggGGTTAccttagcccctctgtgatctggctttacagcctgttacactgtctcaccctcccccctgctccctcagcacttgttcagtgagcaggaagtgcttccttccccctatgtacaaagttATATGCCAGAGGGCGGAGATGAGGGAAATACATTGACTGGGCATCAAGTGCAAGCTTTTTGTTTCAAGACCGCAACTAGTACTTGCAACATTAGAATACCAATGCTTCATATGTTTTATATGGCACATGAGCCGATTGAGTTGTATATATGTGGAGCATTTTCTACAGAGAATCTCTCACTGTTTCAGCTTGTCCTCATGGTGTCACCCACTGTGTGTATCTCTCACAGTCCAACTTATTGACAGACACAGGACgaagggagggagcaggatgagtcatatctCTCCTAATGCAGGCCCCTCCTtttcatcagtgctcagacatgtaaacaaagaatcacggaGACACTGCGGACAGCACAAATGTAAATCATTTGATGACcatttagggattattattaatgTAGTAATGGCGCATAGGCAACTTAAGTAACAGAGAGGCCAACTCCTTTAATCATTACTAGCTATTTCACATGCAAAATCTTATCCATAGATTTTACCAGCAAAATTACCATTATAAACTTACTGCAGATTATTGATTTACTTTTCCAATCACATAAAAGTCAATAAGCGTTTTCAAATATACAAACAGCTTCTACTTTAACCAGGGTGATTTGGCTTTAACTAAATTTACAGAATATAAGACAGAAAGTCACAAACATAAAAATTCATACTTaaattttttgccacttttggcTTGTGTGCCCCCGTTCCACATATAGTCGTCTTCTTCATAGAAGAAAAAAATGTCAAGTTTCACATCATCTTTTCCAAGAAAAGAGAGTTCCAGGCTATCTTCAACCTGAAAATGAGAGCAAATCAGATCATTTCTGGACTGTCTGACACCAGTGTTTGTTATTTAAATACCGAAACCCATAACTCTAAAAAAGTCCCCTAATGCATCAGGAAGTTTAGGATGGATTTTTCTGAAATAACATCTAACATAAAACAATAACAGTTCTTTGCACAGCATATTAAAACCTTCCAGATCAAGTTTCAGTGCGGTGGTCTCAtgctaaaaaagaaaaatcaaacaatatgcaaattaactatACATGATAGGGAAGGGAAGAGCTCAGACCGCTCTCCAATCCAAGAACCACAGGTCTAGTGATGTCCTGgaacacagtacaggcagtccccaggttacgtacaagataggttctggagatttgttcttaagttgaatttgtatgcaagtgtatgaaatgtatattttataattgtagccccagacaaatttttttggtctctgtgaaaattgggttttaaaaatgttggattgtcataataaagcttcattgctgacaccattggtaactgttacagctgtttattgtagcctagggctaaagtacagtaaattaccaaaatccagagttctgtaactaggggtcgtctctaagtcgggtgttcttaagtactgGACCACCTgtaatgtcaatcacagcagaatGGGATAGTCATTGTACGAATCTGAATGTATGAATGTATTTCAGCTTTCCCATCTAGACAGGAGAGAGGGAAGTAAAACTTGTTTCTAAATCACCTGGGGCTTGCAATTCCGGACAATCTCTTTAATGTTCTGCCTGAAAATGTTACCATTTTGTCTAATGCAACTACATCCTACTGATGTCACATGACATCTAGTTGAACCCTGATGAATTTTTTATTTGGAAATAGACAGATATATTTGCAATTAACCCAGAAATTCTATTTTTTCAATGTTTTaccaagttaaaatttatttatgCTTTAGCACATATGAGTATTTACcacatgtaacataatccacTTACATTTTATAATGCAATTTGTCAAAATCTGCGCCAAGATAGATttacattttggggcagattcaTCAAGCAGTTTTGGACAGCATTCTATTGTAATTTGCGCCAACAAATACACTTTAAATACGAAAAAAGGGGcatgacaaaaaaagaaaatcaagcaAATGTGGCAAATTCGTCTGAAGTTTTCTAGCATAAACTACATCAACTAATCGGAAGTGCAAATCACGGCTAGACAAACTTgaaatacaagcagtcccctacttaaggacatccaacttacagatgacccatagttacagacggacccctctgcccactatgacctctggtgaagctctctggatgctttactatagtcccagactgcaatgatcagctgtaaggtgtctgtaatgaagctttattgataatccttggtcccattacagcaaaaaattttgaaacgccgattgtcactggggcaaaaaaaatttttgtctggatctacaattataaaatatacagtttcgacttgcatacaaatttaacttaaggacaaacctatggaccctattatGTATGTAACACGGGGACATCCTGTACTTTATGGCTTCATTCATACGTTGCATTTGCATTGCGTTTATAAACAGTAATGAGCACTCCATGTTTTgcatgtacacaatggggcttatttactaagggtccaaggatcgcactttcattggcttttagaaatttttgggatttgcaccgctgtgacagctattgagaagaagattgtgttgcatgcgatcggattttggaatAGCGGCGTtggtttcatgcgacagaaatcggggtggcgGGCCGATTCAGactcagcgcgggatttaatattcaagttGTGTCGCAACCAATCCACTtagatacaccgggaagaagatggtgaactccggcggacctgaccggggaagcgacagatgcaggaaatcgaggGCGCACGATTGCAATTGGGCCGAGCCTCACCCACTTGCGATTGCAATGGGTTACTAAACGCAATGTACATGCAACTTATGAATGCAGTCCATGTGTTCACATTGAATTCATGAATGttattgtatttatttgtatCTTTTATATTAATgaatttggtgtttttttttccagaataactaaataattattattatggaatatAGTTTTATCGTGTGAACCTATTTTATATGTTAGATGTTGCTCCGATTCCTACCCGTCTTGGTCTGTCCTTTCATTAATTAAATTATTCTATGTGTTAGCCTTGTGCCATGGCGTTTGCCTCTCTCTCTTATATGTATTTTGGGAATACATTATTTACACTATCCATGGATAAAGCATATTAAATAACCCTTCTCAATCAAACTACGTTTGCTATCAGGGACCTGCTTTGTACTTACACAGGCAGCACAACTGTGAAATaacactgccacctgctggataataatataataactcTTCCCTGGTTGAACTGAAGCTCTACTGTTGATGCTGATTCAAAACTTAAgcgccaggatgaaggactgtatacaaaatgagcctgaggggctccaggcttctcagggtcatttgcatacagtctttcatcctggtggtagatgtcctttaaataggcCCTTTATAAAAATAGAGATAACCATAGTCCTGTAAAACTTCCCATTTTTATTAGAATCTTTcaacacaagtttttttttagatttttactgCTACCCAGTTAAGATGTCCATTTGCAGAGTAGTGTCAGACAGAATATAATGCATGGTGAAATGTGAgtaatattcttttttttctcaaattattTTGGATAGCAATTAGGTTATTGTCAGATGACTAGTTTCTTGCCAAGTTTTATTCTTTTAAATAAACTTATAACTATTTGACTATTTAGGTTTTCTTTGACTTAGCTTTGTTACTGCTGCATCAGTTTTCTAAACAAACAATACAGAAATTGTAATctataaaacaaagtaaaaatttgaaaaatatgtAGGCATTCCAAAAAAAAACAGACTAACTTTGCCGAATTTGTGCTTCAAAGGGAGTCCGGCCTTCTGAAATGCTGGAACCAGATCAGGTTTGTAGTTCTGTATAAAAATTCCTAAATCCACATCCTTACTGTAAGGAATGATGCTGCACTGTCGATACCAACCTATTAAACAGAGAAGATGAAGTAGCGGGATATGATGATTCTAACACTTTTGTATAATACTTTAGGTAGTGGTATTGTATTACCTAAACATGTGCCGCTGCTGATCCAGAAACTGACACCTAAGGAGTGTAAAGTTGAGGCTGCCAGGTGTAAAAGCGCTTTGGCTTTTTTTCTAAATTCAATTCCTTCCAATGATGTGTCTTCAGGATAGAGCTAGAGAGAAATATAGTATTTTAACAAAACCACCAGTAAAGGGACTATCTCAGcagttttcattttaaaaatgaattatttttttataatctgtttttattttatgatcATATATTTTTGTTCATGATTATGGGGCCTGACTCTATTATGGAGCATGCAGCAATATTCTTTCCAGCAGCCTAAGGGCCATAGGCAGCAATAGTCTAGAGCCAACTCACTGAGATATAGTATAAAGAGTATAAAGATTTTTCTAGACATACTGTGCAGATAGGtgtaataagctgtgacatcatattttCTAAGTAGTGGATGTAATAATGTTTAAGTGGTGTTAAACCGGTTtaacacaaaacaagttaggccctatctacaggatagagcctaactttctgatcggtgggggtctcccaCAGATCATAAGAAAAGGAGTTCCGATATACCACCGTCAGACCCCTCATTTGAAAATTGCCAAAATATATATACTTTAcatcataaaaaaaatctattttcccCACTTTTTGTAACATTAAAAAGTCCTTTAACATTTCTTAATTTTTCACTAGCTTTATGTGTCACAAAACAAATGCTGCTAAAATGTTTAAGGTAGCAGAGCAAAAAAAAGAATTAGGGCCCTTACACCAATATGCACGAAAATTCAATCAAAATACCTGGTTGTGATAGCCTTTTAAGGTCTAGTCATTAAAGGGtgtatgtaataatatatattgaAGACTGGAGGACAGAAATGGATAAGTAAAACAACCTTAAAAAAAGATCGAGCTTCTTTGTAGCGACATTCTAAAAACCTTGAATGTGAAACCGCAGATAAAAACTGTAAGGGATCTCTTGGTA
The DNA window shown above is from Engystomops pustulosus chromosome 1, aEngPut4.maternal, whole genome shotgun sequence and carries:
- the FKTN gene encoding ribitol-5-phosphate transferase FKTN, whose product is MMQRVNKNVVLAVLTAASTLFLLFQLYYYRYYISGKNGAAFSRLKGSLSVQDGTRWRVVKTFLNLVSNHKVPVFLVDPHMLGLLSKDIEQLRSSPDSLLPGCQYFCKARDVTTFGLLDKIWEHKGSIFRAAEKLGFQWQKYEGRDPRLEGMDDLSGTEIPLHYLFKMAAHTIHLVVFYERSGNYLWHGPLRLKRNMDRKFAPFRKLQFGRYAGAYSSSDLVHMTVDGLKLKIPRDPLQFLSAVSHSRFLECRYKEARSFFKLYPEDTSLEGIEFRKKAKALLHLAASTLHSLGVSFWISSGTCLGWYRQCSIIPYSKDVDLGIFIQNYKPDLVPAFQKAGLPLKHKFGKVEDSLELSFLGKDDVKLDIFFFYEEDDYMWNGGTQAKSGKKFKYLFPKFTLCWTEFLELKVQVPCETIDYLEANYGKNWNVPVKVWDWKNSPSNVQPNGLWPVDEWDEVIQLY